The following proteins come from a genomic window of bacterium:
- the lepB gene encoding signal peptidase I, translating into MASPNIRKHQSGFAKFRKDWIEPILIAFILAVIIRTFIVQPFKIPSSSMEDTLLVGDQLVAVKFLYGTRIPFTGKQFFKIRDPRPGDVIVFKYPEDPSKDFIKRCMAVGGQTIEIRNKKVYIDGVEQNLPRHAKIVDHTIYPASLGPRDNLQGQTVPPGTVFVMGDNRDNSNDSRYWGTVPVENIKGKAVLLYWSWNRDVPLYDIFHHIRWKRFFNLIR; encoded by the coding sequence GTGGCCTCTCCAAACATCCGCAAACACCAGAGCGGTTTCGCAAAATTCCGTAAGGACTGGATCGAGCCTATTCTTATAGCGTTTATTCTCGCTGTGATCATAAGAACGTTTATCGTGCAGCCTTTCAAGATACCCTCCAGCTCGATGGAGGATACACTCCTTGTCGGCGACCAGCTCGTTGCCGTCAAATTTCTTTATGGCACCCGGATACCCTTTACCGGTAAACAGTTTTTTAAAATCCGCGATCCGCGCCCCGGAGATGTTATCGTTTTCAAATATCCGGAAGACCCTTCGAAAGACTTTATAAAACGGTGTATGGCGGTCGGTGGACAGACAATCGAAATACGAAATAAAAAGGTATATATTGACGGTGTCGAGCAGAATTTGCCCAGACACGCAAAAATCGTCGATCATACGATATACCCGGCCAGCCTTGGACCCCGCGACAATCTGCAGGGGCAGACGGTTCCTCCCGGAACGGTTTTTGTTATGGGCGATAACCGTGATAATTCCAATGATTCGCGGTACTGGGGAACCGTACCCGTCGAAAACATCAAGGGGAAGGCTGTTCTCCTCTATTGGAGCTGGAACAGGGATGTTCCCCTCTATGACATATTTCATCATATCAGATGGAAACGTTTTTTCAACCTGATCCG
- the lepB gene encoding signal peptidase I codes for MKEKEKEKKKVQYSGFTKFRKEWIEPVVIAFVLVFIFKTFFFQNFKIPSGSMEDTLLVGDYLFASKFIYGTRIPFTDIRFLRFKKPRQNDIIIFKSPSEPKKDLIKRCVAVGGQSVEVRDKKVYVDNVLFELPPKGKYIDPRVLPGNFTTRDNMGPVTVPEGSLFMMGDNRDDSNDSRFWGFLPMENVKGKALFLYWSWDPDIPFYNIIKKVRWNRLITKIK; via the coding sequence GTGAAAGAAAAGGAAAAGGAAAAAAAGAAAGTACAATACAGCGGTTTCACGAAATTCCGTAAGGAATGGATAGAACCCGTTGTCATTGCGTTCGTGCTTGTGTTCATTTTCAAGACATTTTTCTTCCAGAACTTCAAGATTCCATCGGGCTCGATGGAAGATACCCTCCTGGTCGGGGATTATCTTTTTGCATCGAAATTCATTTATGGCACAAGGATTCCCTTTACCGACATACGGTTTCTGAGATTCAAAAAACCCAGACAGAACGATATAATCATATTCAAATCGCCGTCCGAACCTAAAAAAGACCTCATAAAACGCTGCGTAGCTGTCGGCGGGCAGAGTGTTGAAGTACGTGATAAAAAAGTGTATGTCGATAATGTTCTTTTTGAGCTGCCGCCGAAAGGGAAATACATCGATCCGCGTGTGCTGCCCGGAAATTTCACCACCCGTGACAATATGGGGCCTGTCACTGTGCCTGAGGGTTCGCTGTTCATGATGGGTGATAATCGCGACGACTCAAATGATTCACGGTTCTGGGGATTTTTACCCATGGAAAATGTGAAGGGGAAAGCCCTGTTTCTTTACTGGAGCTGGGACCCGGATATTCCTTTCTACAACATCATCAAAAAAGTACGCTGGAACAGACTTATCACAAAAATAAAGTAG